Proteins co-encoded in one bacterium genomic window:
- the hisC gene encoding histidinol-phosphate transaminase yields the protein MTGPIPRASVAAMTGYTPGEQPKTADLIKLNTNENPYPPSPAVMEALANLDPNAARKYPPPMADALREAIARDLTIRPEQILITNGSDEILRLAVEAYVEPGERVGYLWPTYSLYPVFVAKAGAEEVRLGWNVGGRTQEEALLNAPKDLKVLFITNPNPPVGLEVSVEIIRRVAEQLPQTLIVVDEAYIAYGGESSVPLLHEELANILVTRSFSKSHSLAGLRVGLGAGSPGVMDVLFRIKDSYNVSAAGLAAGLAAWNDVEYTEQIIGRIRSTRAKLTSELHDLGFSVPASSGNFVFARGGDAPALFKELRNNRILVRYFDTPELRDGMRITVGTLAEVTALIELLRGPIVGLPDPPTQPDAQPVEQTL from the coding sequence ATGACCGGTCCCATTCCGAGAGCCAGCGTCGCCGCGATGACGGGCTACACGCCCGGAGAGCAGCCCAAGACGGCCGATCTGATCAAATTGAACACGAATGAGAACCCCTATCCGCCTTCGCCCGCGGTGATGGAAGCGCTCGCGAATCTGGATCCGAACGCCGCACGCAAGTATCCGCCGCCAATGGCGGATGCGCTGCGCGAAGCGATCGCACGCGATTTGACGATCAGACCGGAGCAGATTCTGATCACGAATGGCTCCGACGAGATCCTGCGCCTGGCAGTTGAGGCGTACGTTGAGCCAGGCGAGCGCGTCGGCTATTTGTGGCCGACATATTCGCTATACCCGGTGTTTGTCGCAAAGGCTGGAGCGGAAGAGGTTCGCCTCGGCTGGAACGTCGGTGGACGCACGCAGGAAGAAGCACTATTGAATGCACCGAAAGATTTGAAGGTGCTGTTCATCACGAATCCGAATCCGCCAGTCGGTCTGGAGGTCTCCGTCGAGATCATCCGCCGCGTGGCCGAGCAGCTCCCCCAGACATTGATCGTCGTGGATGAAGCCTACATCGCGTACGGGGGCGAGTCGTCGGTTCCGCTGCTTCACGAAGAACTGGCGAACATCCTCGTCACTCGCTCCTTCTCCAAGAGCCATAGTCTCGCCGGGCTTCGCGTCGGGTTAGGAGCCGGATCTCCGGGCGTTATGGATGTGCTGTTCCGCATCAAGGATTCTTACAACGTCAGTGCCGCAGGCCTGGCGGCGGGTCTGGCCGCGTGGAACGATGTAGAATACACGGAGCAGATTATCGGCCGCATTCGCTCGACGCGCGCGAAGCTGACTTCCGAATTGCACGATCTTGGTTTCTCGGTGCCTGCCAGCTCAGGCAATTTCGTCTTCGCGCGCGGTGGCGATGCGCCGGCGCTCTTCAAAGAACTCCGCAATAACCGTATCCTCGTTCGCTACTTCGACACCCCAGAGTTGCGCGACGGAATGCGCATCACAGTTGGGACGCTGGCCGAAGTGACGGCATTGATCGAATTGCTGCGCGGACCCATTGTGGGATTGCCGGATCCACCCACTCAACCCGACGCACAACCTGTCGAGCAGACGCTGTAA